The genomic stretch GCAAATCACAAGGTTACTGCGGAAGGGAGGTCTTACCATTCGACAATGGGCCTCCAACGAACCCAAACTTCTCGCGGGACTGCACACGGATCTTATCCATCCAAAGATCCTGGGCAATGCAACCGCGATGAAGACGTTGGGCATCTCATGGGACGCGGAGCACGACACCATTCGCTACTCCGTACAGACAGCCACAGCCAACAAGGTGACCAAACGTCACATCCTAGCAACCATCGCCAAAATATTCGATCCATTGGGATTACTCGGACCCGTGACAATACACGCCAAAATTATCATGCAACAACTCTGGCAATTGAAGATTGACTGGGACGAATCCCTGCCGGCCAACATCCATACAGAATTGACCGAATACGAGAGGTCATTACAAGAACTAAATCAAATCGAATTCGGTCGACACGTAAGTCTCAGGAACGCGGAAAGACTCGAGATACACGGGTTTTGTGACGCAAGCGAACGGGCCTACGGCGCCTGTCTATACGCACGGACTATCAATGCACGCGGCCAAATCGAGACCAGCCTAATCTGCGCAAAATCCCGCGTCGCACCCCTGAAGACCGTCACGCTCGCGCGTTTGGAACTCTGCGGCGCCGTCCTCCTAACGTCACTTTACGAAACAGTTCGCGACGCCATCACACAAGACATCCACACTACCGTTTTCTGAACCGATTCGACGATCGTTCTCAACTGGTTAAATAAACCACCGTCCACATTAAAAACTTTCGTCGCGAATCGCGTAGCCGACATTCAAGGAAAAACCGACATCTCGTCATGGCGCCACATCAGATCGAAGGATAATCCGGCCGATCTACTTTCTCGAGGCATCACGCCTGGGAAATTTCTCAGCAAAGCACTTTGGCGATGCGGACCAGAATGGCTCTCTCAAACAGAAGCCACATGGCCCAACTCGAGACACATTCCCTCAAACGACGTATCAGAAGCAAAAAAGATCACGTGCCTCGCCACCGCAATCAACCAATCCAACGACATGCTTACCCGGTATTCCTGCATCCAAAAACTACGGCGAATTGTAGCATATTGTCTACGTCTGGTGCCTGCCCGTCGCAACACAGGCCCCTTGACCATCAAAGAGCTACAAGAAGCCAACATCCGCATCATCAGGTCCGTTCAGTCAGTCACATTTACACAAGACATAAAAAACCTAAAATCCGGAGAATTACACCCTAGAAGCAAACTTCGACCTCTGCACCCGTTCCTCGACAACGAGGGTATCTTGCGCGTGGGGGGTCGCCTCCAAAATTCCACATTAGCATTCGCTCAGAAGCACCCAATTTTATTGCCAAGGAGTCACCACGTGACTGATTTAATCATCCTCGACGCTCACACGAAAGGTCTTCATTCAGGCATCACCGCAACCTTGCATGACGTGCGCCAAACATATTGGCCCATCGATGGAAGGAATGCAACCAGAAAAATTGTACGGCAATGCGTAAGGTGCTTTCGGGTTAATCCCCCCACGGTCGACTACCTGATGGGAAATTTACCTGCGGCACGCGTCACCGAGAGTCGACCATTTCGGAACTCCGGTGTCGATTATTGCGGCCCTTTTTACATAAAGGAGCGACGGCACCGAAATCGCACCCGCATAAAGGTATACGTTGCCGTATTTACCTGTTTCGTGACAAAAGCAGTACACCTCGAAGTAGCAGGCGACTTGACGACGGATGACTTCATGGCGGCCCTCAAACGGTTCGTCGCACGCAGGAGGGCCTGCCAAAACATGCATTCGGACAACGGGACCAACTTTGTCGGGGCCGACAACGAGCTAAGGGAAATTTGCAGAACACTCCCAACGGACGAGAGGTTGCAAAACTTCCTCACCACAAAAGGAATCACGTGGCATTTCACGCCGGCTCTGTCTCCGCATTTCGGGGGACTGTGGGAGGCCGCTGTAAAGGCCTTCAAACATCACATCAAACGAGTCGTCGGTGAAGAATTATTCACCTTCGAACAATTCAACACTTTTGTAGTCGAAGTCGAAGCCATTCTAAACTCGCGTCCGCTCACTCCCCTCTCTCCCGATCCAAACGATATATCGCCTTTGACTCCTGGTCACTTCCGGATTGGCAGCTGTTTAACGGCAATTGCCGAGACCGATTTCAGGGCAACCTCGGACAATAGACTGTCGACCTGGCAACACATCCAGAAGGTGAAACAAGACTTCTGGACCAGGTGGCACAAGGAGTATATTCACCAACTTAACGTTCGccacaaatggacaagtggttCACACTGTATTCGAGAAGGGACCATCGTTGTGCTGAAGGAGGACAACACTCCTCCCTTATGCTGGCACCTGGGACGAGTCCAGCAGGTCCATCCAGGAGCTGATGGAATCATCAGAGCAGTCACCGTTCGAACCGCAAACGGCGTCTTCAAACGAAACGTGAAGAAGCTGGCACCACTTCCCGATCCAGGACCTTCACCGCAGTACGACGGGAATCAAGGAAAAATAGACATTACATAGTTAATCGTGTTAGTCGATCGTACCGATCAACGGGGGGGAGCATGTTCCATCGCGAAGGAACAAACACGTGGAGTCTTTGCGACCGGGTTTACGACACGGACGTGACCATCCGGACATAGCATAAAATCACAAGGCagacgttttttctttttttttgctcaTCGCAAATAAGCCGTTTTCCTTGACAGGCATAAGGTCCCATAAACCCGAAATTTCCAAAGGGTCAGCCGACGTCGAGCGCGCGACGGGGCCCGCTACCTGAGTTCACTTGACGGAATTTCCGGGGCATGAACCAGGGTCGCAGAGATTCCACGACCCAGCGACTAGCGTTCCTACCCCCTCCAGGACAAGTTCCGACGAGGAACTAACCATATAAATAGTCGAGCAAACCCGAAAAACGGTCTATTGCAATTCTCCCGGTACACGCGAGCAGTCATCCCGCGAGCAATCATTCACAAGGCACAAGCCCTCAGTCTTGAAATCACGCAACAGTACGCGCAACCACTAATCTGAAACTTGAATCCGATAGCCCAAAATTAATTTGGCGGGCAATCAATCGGCGACTTAAGAACATACGCGTCCACCGTGCAatccgggccttacaaccccggaaGGGTTCATTTCAACGCCCGCGCGTTTCCTACGTCTGCCGAGTCAATTCATCGTTGTGCATTCTCGGTAATTTTTTCCGCCATAATGAGTTTTAGCAGGATGAGTGGTTCGCTACAGGTGGCACAGGCAAACTCTACCTGTTTGATAAATTCTTCCACTCCCATGTCGTCCTTACCTCGTAGGATCTTGATAGTGCGAAGTATTTCGTTGGCTCTGCTCAACGTGCTTTGTTCTTGCTGAGCTGCTGGTCCGTTCCTTGGTAATGGTACGGATGGCCGTCCCTCGCGATATTCTTCGTCATCGTCTTCGGTGATGGCTGCTCCATCAGAAAGTGCGTTGATTTCTAGCGAGGCGAATGCTCGTCGAAATTCGCTCGTTTGCACTTCGAATGTTCGATCAGTAGTTTCGATTCTCTGCTGCAGTTTCCGTAGAGTTCCCTGCATTTGAGTTTGCGTATCTTGGATACGTTTTAATTGAGCCATTATGGATTTTAGGGTATTCGTCAAGCTTCGTGTGGGTGAGCTTGCTCTTGAGTTGCTCATTGTGGTGTGGCATAGTTGGCCGTCTGAGGACAGAATTGGATGAGTGTTCCGATACGTCGTGAACTCCTTACCTTTGAATGATTCGTTCCAATGGTCCAGAGTGAGTGTGGCACACGTAGTCCCAGCGGTAGGTTTTCCGTAGATCGCACCGTAGGCTGTTTCCTCCTCTTGAATTGATTGAATCCTGGCAGGATCGCCAATTATATGTCACGGGACCGTGGCAGGTCCTGAAGAAATGACGTATGCTCCTTCATATTCTTCTATCGTACGGGCGAATTCACCGATTCGTATGAAGAAGATTAAGTTCAAATAATCACAAACTTAGAATTATTACTTAAAGTTCACAAAAGATCTTGTCTGAACCAAAGTAATTAAGTACCAAAGTAACGCTTAGAACACGGAGCGAGTAATGAAGGTTTTAATGAGACGAACAAGGTGTGGCTCGGTTAGAATTGAACTGGTCAATGACTGCTTTATTCGGAGGTCCGCGCGTTTTTATACATGTAAGTGTTTATAATAGCATATCCGGTGCGATTAGATTAGGCGTCGGAATGTCGCCTTGCCTCACAACTGCAAGCGCAATAGAAAAGAGCGGAACTGTTCTGCAAGTGCTGGCagattacaagcgtaactagcGAGAACTCACTAGTTCGATCATGTTGTGCGGGTCTATTTATATTGTCGTGGCTCATTGTTCATGAGAGATAAAGGAGTAGGGAATTTGAAAATTAGAAGGATTGAGTAGTGCTCAACGTTCGTTACAGCGCATGAGGACAATGCTCTGACGAACAGCGCTTCATAGAAAATAACGGaaaataggtaacggatttgatattgggattatttGGAAGGATGGCCCATTTGACGAATATAGTATATTCTCTctcattgacgctcagattgtgtaaaaaagaaattgggcaatttaggaagaagtgatacgattattcgagtcttgtggttcatttttatagttgccgattgtcaacaactataaaaacgagccgtaaagctcgaataatcgtacctcctcttcccgaattatccATTTAAATGTATAATCTGAACgttaattaaggagaatttactgtgcataGCGACTATGCAAATATAATACCGTTAAATACATACAACGCGGGTCGTTCACCTGGGCCGGCGTCGAACTCGAACTGAGATTGATTTTATTTCTTATACGTGGGACACAGGTGATACCAGTAAAAACGCAGTGATCGACTgacgatctaaaattgatcgaattTGATCTTAGACATTCCGCCCGCCATCTACTATCGCCGAATGTGTTAAATTGTACCCAAGTACGAGCGCATGAATGCCATGTAAACCAATACTTGTTCTTATGGTTAGAAATGGATAGATGTAATTATAAGTAGGTTCAACGTCGGAGCGGAATGAGTTTCGTCACCGATCGTTTGAACTGGCTGGACGCTGCCATGGCAGTGACGACGCGGACGCAGGAATCCGCTCCGAGATGGATCTCGACTACTCGTGCTCGTGGCCATCTCGGCGGTGGAGTTAGTTCCGACTTGACGAGGTCCTCGACAACCACGTACAGCTGAATTCAAGTCCACTACGACCTTGTCTGGAGCTGATGAAGGTACTCTGCAGACCATCGCTTGCGATACTGGTCACATCGGCGTTGTAAATCTTGTCACTGGGACATCGTGGACGTCGAGATGTCCTCGGTGGAAGGTTCGGGAACTCCAATAATGGACTGCAATAATTTAACTGCAATAAGAATCCGACCAGAAAATGCCTTAGCGTTAGTGGGTTGAGGTTCTCTGGGTCGTTCGTGAAAGGCTGGAGCGGTCGTAAGTTTAGGCAGGCCTCCACCTGAGCAAGGAACATGCTGAAGTCCTCGTAGGTGAGGCGAAGACGTCCGTGTAGTGCTGTTGCTAGGCTAGTCTGACCCAGCACTCCTCGCGCCAACGGAGTTCTTCAAGGCATAATGAGGACGTGCTGGGCCGTGTTGGTTCAGTCCGTCTGGGATTCGTCCATCGCAGACACCACGCGCTGATCCGGATCAGCCTTTCCATGGATGAGTAGCGGCGGAAGAAGGCCGGCTCCGAAGTGGTGGTGCCGTAACAGCAGATCGGTACGATTGTGGTGTCGAATAATGGTGTTTTGTTCCAGGTAGACTCCAGATGAAGGAGCCAGGTTAGGCCGTGCCACCAAAGTGGGTAATCCATTAGCTGTTGCGCCGAGATCCCGCGGATCTGGAACTCGGACACTCTGTTTGCCACGTATGTGTGCCACCGGGTCGGCTTTCTTTATAGCCAGGCAAGGGTGACTGTGGAATACGACCACAGGTGCACTGCTTCGGTCTTGACACGAAGTTGACGTCTTAGATGAGCCAAGAGTCGTGGGTGTGACACACTCTTCAAGGGCGCCACCTTGGTTTTCACGGCTAAAAAATTCACCCGAAAAGGACCGTAGGAGTCGCAGCTACGTAAGTATGCTGCTGCAACATAAGCATTCTCTAAGCCATCCATATATACGTGTAGTTGATGGGCAGCGCTGCTTGCTGTCACTCCTGACCATTGAGTAATGCGGATATGTTGTAGTGCTCCCATCTCGACGGTCAGTGTTGACCATTGTGCCGATAGTGTCTGTAGCAGCTGGTAATCCCAGTTCATGTTGTTCGTCCAAAGCAGTTGGAGGAACACCAGCGACAGCACTCACCGTTTTGGTGAGTCGGCGTATATCAGCTGCATCTGTGGGGTCGGTGGCACCGAATGACAATGCGTCGGTGTCCGCGTgccatttgaagctcaatgcaCTGCACCCGACATCCGGAATCCATGGGATGCGACCCTCTTGATGTATTTGAACTATTGTAATTGCTAGAAGTACTGTGTCTTGCCCTTTGTCCAGGAGTGGCAGGCTGGTAGTACAGTACAGTGTGTGTGGGCGCAGGCAGTTCGAACAGAGTTTCTTTGCTATCACTCTTTGCAGCCGTTCCTCTGGAATTTGCTCTTGGAATCCGGGGCAGAAACACAATATGCGTTCCCTGGCAGAAGATGCTCTTCCTGTTGTCATTTGTCCCACTGGTAACAATATGAGCTCTGACTCGCTTAGGGCCCGAGCGAGCTTTTGGGCGGAAGTATTGATGTCTGGCTTCGAATGCGGTTGTGCTTCGGATCGTTGTATCGAGGAACTCGAGAAGTGCGGAGAGTTTTGCTGGTTCGGTGCGACTGTCGACTTCCCGCTCCCAGTCTCTCGCCGTGTCATTGTCTAATCCTCGAACAATGTGTTGAACCATCTAGTGAGACGAGTTGTCCACTGGAACATCCAATGAGTTCAACAAGGCAACGACGTTAAATGAGATGTATAATACTCACTTCAATCAGTTGTGCAATACTCGCTTCAGTTCTGCCAGGCAACTGGCATGCGGAGGATGAGAGCTGAGGCAAGCTGTCAGGTAGTGAAATTTCTTAGCGTCGCTCCAAGATGGATCTTCGAGGACGAGAGAAGTGAAGAGGTTCATGTATCGGGTTCAGTCCCGGTAGGACTCAGAGAACGAAGGGAGTTCGATTTCGGTAATGTCGCTCGGACTCAATTCATCGTCAATATGTGGTGTGAACTCCAGACACAGTTGGTGGAGCTGGCTCCATAGACTCCAATTGATCCAGGAGGTGTAACTTCTCCATCGTAAATCTGTCTTCGGCGGTAGAAAAGGAATCGAGCGTGTAATGCTTGTTATCCCGGTCAGCCGCCTTAGACTGTGACCGGATTTTCAGATCGATGTTAATAAATTGCTGCCACTTGACCTCCAGATTAGGTAAGGTGCTTTGGACTACACTCCTCGACATATTCTCTTCGCCCACCTTCTTTAAATTCTCGCTGGTACGCGAGATGCGCCCGAAGAGGGTATGTTGTTTCGCAATGAGATTCTCCATGACGAAGTGATGAGTACAACAAAAATGATAACAAATGAAAAGGAAAAGAAATAGGAGTGTATTCGAAAAGTATCGGATACGAAGTGGAGAGGAGTCGGAAGAGTATTCGATTTGACAAATACATGGCAGCgatacaaatgtacaaaatctGACGTCGCGCTGGAGTTCGTATGCACAGACACAGGTGATACCCGTAAAAACGCAATGCTCGACTGGCGATCGAAAATTGCTCGATTTTAATTTTAGACAACAATGTACATACAAACAACGCTTAAACAGGACGTACCGAGCGAATCGCTTAAACAGGACCGCAACCGAATGGAGTACGAACGAGGAACGTACTTGAGCGTCGATTTTTTAAGGGACAGGTAAAGTAAACCCAATTTCGCGCTCCCGTGTCTCGGAGCGGGTTAGGCAACTGACAAGGCCTCGTGCATTTggtcggataagggactgtcatgcgtaactaaggccttttggccatagcctctgcagttCAAGTCTTCCTcaccttcacgtggtaccggctgttctcgccgaagggtttcaggctctcgaatgacgcagcaatagtggtagctgtcgacgggcacaaccactcatATTCACTTACACACACgtttctacgcgtgcttccgggcaccctttgtctcggggTGAGTGTAAGAGAGGCCTTCCCCTTTTTCGGGGAGCCAGTGGGTGAATCGAGTAACtctataaacgggttcactcTTGAATGAAGGGGGCCTATCTATAAACGGGAAAGCCCCGGCGGGTTATGAATGGGCCGGgtacctggtcaataggtacaccggaatatGCATAAGTCTCCGAGTTCGAAGCGTTGCTGTCTGGGAGTgcggtgcagtgatcgtcgggggagggaatgatcgggggtcttgaggggacttcctcgtggccgtgtgcgccccctatctgaagggtacagcggttaacaccggtgggcactgccgggccgccattagtaggggggcccgaacccagcccagccagttgggaggGCGTGCACAGTGtgccctgcacagtggtagggcgtttacgctaaatcccgcttcccgtagtagtgccgagtagcgtccggacgggtaccctgctgcggggagcgggggggggggggaggccaccggattgtagggacgctcggacatcgggggggtccaggacgggctgccggtgccccttcacccggcgatcctcctgaccatATCATACATTTACACTTCTATTTTACACTGTTTTTGTCCCTATGTGTTTAACTCTTTCTTTTTTCTACAATGATTAGAGACGATACAAAAAAGCAGGATCCTACAGTGCCGCCTGCGTCCCTCGGTTTTGCCGAGGTAAGGGTGCTtcccggcacccgcaattcctccaagtcggtaggcaaccaggccgacttggaaGCGTTGGCTACTGGAAGTCAGCGCCTCGATCTCGTGCAGGAGGGCTCGCCCTTTCTGCCGAGAAAGAGCTTGGCACGGTCTCCGCCGTCGGGATCTCGTGATCCTGTACGTGAGACCGTAGACTTTGAGAATTCCCGGACGGTGGTCGTTACGGCCTCCTCTCCGGTGCCTAATCCCCCCTctcctcccttcttctccccgCTCCACCCTTCCTCTCTATTTACCTTCCCCTCCTCACCTACCCTCGGCTCTGTTAAGGGTTCGGTGGGTAATAAAAAAAACAAGCCTAAACGAACGTGGACCACGGTATCGTCTCCcgaggaggcggtcgacggcacCTCCGACGAGTCGACTTCAATGAGTGGCTGCGTGAGCCCCCTGCCTGGCCTGGAAACTCAAGTCAAGAAGGCGGTCGCTGGCACGCGTGCGCTCTGCAAGAGGCTAGGCGCCTCCACTGAGCTGGAGGAGGACACTAGAAAGTTATTCAACTCCATCATTAGAAGCCTCAACGAGGTTCAACACACTGTTAAGGCGATGAGGAGGAATGACCGCGCCTCCGCAATATCAACTTTAACTCCTCGACATCCAACACGGAGCTCTCCAGCTCCGGCCAAGAAGCCTGAGGGCCGTGCGGTTTCGATCGGCACTCAGACGGAGGAAACCGAGAATATGGATATTAGTGGCTCCGTTTCGCCGAAGTACAGGTCTTGCGGCACCCAGACCTGTGACCCGCAGGAAGTCGACGACCACGACGTCGTGGAGTGGACGCGCGGGTCCAGGGACTGGCTATCGCTGCGAGCCCtggtggacaggaggtgggcggaaACGGCATTCACGACAACTACCATCGTTGAGGGCaaccctcttactagctgcccgGACGACGATGTGGCTTGTTTCGCCCCGGCTGACCTTGAGGTGGGAGTGGGTCCTGCCCACTTTCTCATGGACCGCATCCCGGGGATTGCCGACCTGAGGGCGGACCCTCCAACGGTGGGTGAGTCCACTTTTCTAACGATTAGGACGTCtattccgcgccgcgatgcccccccccccagaattcgcgagaaaaaaatattttttgcagcTGACAGGGTCAACGGGACGAGCGTCTTTGTTGCTGAGAACGCTTTCAAGGCTCTTGCGCATCTTAGGGAGCtgggagtcaagatggcatgcaagtgcatagccatgGCCTCCCACCCCAACATTCCGCCTGAGCCGTTCCGAAAGATGCTCGAGGCGGTATTTTCGGGAACCGGAATCTCTattaagatctgggggatcccgGCCGGCCTAGTGCGTCGCCCTTCCGAGCCGCCCTCCGACACGGTtctggtgaggggcgagaatCTCTCCTACGCTCAAATGCTCCGGGCCGTAAAAGACAAGGTTGACATtgacggcgcggggattctcgtctccgacgtcaggaccagcagggaGGGGCACATGCTCAtacaagtgaggggcgacggggctAAGGCCAGGGCTCTCAGTACCCTTGTTAATGAGAAGGTCCAggggcttagggcgtcggtcggtGTGGGGAGGGGTCCTCTCCGCACCTTACATCTtcgccgtgtcgaaggcgatGCGACCGCCGACGACATAAAGGCGGCCATTCACCGGAGGCTGCCCGACTTCCCGACTAacagctacaagatacgcgcACTCCGACCGGCATTTGCCGGGAGACAGAATGCATCcattctggctcccgcgtcggtggcggcgcgtatccttGCTCTCAGCCCACTACGTGTGGGTtggagctgctgtctggtaactgagcgcgaggaaattctccagtgcttcaggtgccggggtTACGGGCATCGGGCCGCCGAATGTGAAGGGCCAGACCGTTCcaaggtctgccgcaaatgcggtGCCGATGACCACCGGGCTAGCGAGTGTAAGGGGCGAGAGAGATGCGTAGTCTGCGATcaggacgggcaccgggacgggggtctcCGGTGCCCTGCCTATCGCAAGGCCCTTGATGAGGCTAAGAACAAAGGGGGGAAGCCCCCCTCTAGCGAGCGGCGCCCTAGGGCAACTCCGCGCGCGCGGCCTTCTCCCCCTTCGGTCGAGAAGGGGGTTCGCTCGCCCACCGGGGGCAAAGAGCATACGGAGACTGCTCCTCTCCAGGGGCAGGCTATGAGCGATATCGGGGGTGGCATCGTTCGTGCGGGTGGCGCtccgcagcctgcaccgcgcggtgcaacgGCCGGGGGGGAGTCCTCCGCGCCTACGAGCGCGACGTCgacgcgcagcgatgtctgcgcagaccgGCGCGCAGACTCGGCTTCTCGTCGCGACGCGATCCGAGGGGAGCCGAAGCTTAGGCTGCGGCGAGCGCCGGCtcagggacgcgcggggggaAACGGGCTCGACGGCCTG from Megalopta genalis isolate 19385.01 chromosome 16, iyMegGena1_principal, whole genome shotgun sequence encodes the following:
- the LOC143260685 gene encoding uncharacterized protein LOC143260685, with translation MTQVDTVDTPGCYLPHHAVEKPTSTTTKVRVVFDRAAKSTSGLSLNDTLLTGPTIQDNLFTLLIRFRMHAVVLTADIEKMYRQFIVRPDDRAYQRILWRDSRGEIATFELNTVTFGLSSAPYLAIRCLHQLADDEQDATPTASVILKRNLYVDDLLTGADTIEEAQVIQRQITRLLRKGGLTIRQWASNEPKLLAGLHTDLIHPKILGNATAMKTLGISWDAEHDTIRYSVQTATANKVTKRHILATIAKIFDPLGLLGPVTIHAKIIMQQLWQLKIDWDESLPANIHTELTEYERSKDNPADLLSRGITPGKFLSKALWRCGPEWLSQTEATWPNSRHIPSNDVSEAKKITCLATAINQSNDMLTRYSCIQKLRRIVAYCLRLVPARRNTGPLTIKELQEANIRIIRSVQSVTFTQDIKNLKSGELHPRSKLRPLHPFLDNEGILRVGGRLQNSTLAFAQKHPILLPRSHHVTDLIILDAHTKGLHSGITATLHDVRQTYWPIDGRNATRKIVRQCVRCFRVNPPTVDYLMGNLPAARVTESRPFRNSGVDYCGPFYIKERRHRNRTRIKVYVAVFTCFVTKAVHLEVAGDLTTDDFMAALKRFVARRRACQNMHSDNGTNFVGADNELREICRTLPTDERLQNFLTTKGITWHFTPALSPHFGGLWEAAVKAFKHHIKRVVGEELFTFEQFNTFVVEVEAILNSRPLTPLSPDPNDISPLTPGHFRIGSCLTAIAETDFRATSDNRLSTWQHIQKVKQDFWTRWHKEYIHQLNVRHKWTSGSHCIREGTIVVLKEDNTPPLCWHLGRVQQVHPGADGIIRAVTVRTANGVFKRNVKKLAPLPDPGPSPQYDGNQGKIDIT